In one Sphingobium sp. MI1205 genomic region, the following are encoded:
- a CDS encoding glycosyltransferase family 4 protein, whose amino-acid sequence MPEHIWDSRRLRIAVDGYNFAMPKGTGVATYGFTLARMLKEMGHQVEGIFGLDVGETPEMRETMLYDLVGRERTETRKLARKRVRKEKLRAFMRQRLLEVPVTDQVLKEGLSDRIPSFDRIWSSASLFEAANWHFRYFKTFLKIELPQPPDVMHWTYPIPVHLMGSKNIYTLHDIVPLKMPYLTLDDKEFYYSLVKNCVNSGAGICTVSQTSLDDIVSRFPVARGRIFNTYQSSPVPTDVLTSDPTVDSNIIEQMYSLRRGDYFLFFGALDPKKNIARIIEAYLSSGAKSPLVIVSARNWGMTDVANGGSGITIHGRAISSERIIQLDYMPRALLFRLIRCAKAVLMPSLFEGFGLPALEAIQLGTPVIASNTGSLPEVVGNAGLLVDPYDVAEIAAAIEGLDSNISLRDRLISAGKQQSQMFSDARYKERLSDLYSSILRE is encoded by the coding sequence ATGCCTGAACACATTTGGGATTCGAGACGGTTGCGTATTGCTGTTGATGGCTACAATTTCGCAATGCCGAAGGGCACTGGAGTTGCCACATACGGTTTCACCCTGGCTCGCATGCTCAAAGAGATGGGCCATCAGGTCGAAGGTATATTCGGACTGGACGTCGGCGAGACGCCGGAGATGCGCGAAACCATGCTTTACGATCTTGTAGGCCGCGAAAGAACGGAAACACGAAAGCTGGCGCGCAAACGGGTGAGAAAGGAAAAACTTCGCGCTTTCATGCGGCAGCGGTTATTGGAAGTCCCCGTCACCGACCAGGTTTTAAAAGAGGGTCTATCAGACCGAATTCCCAGCTTCGACCGCATCTGGTCATCGGCCTCCCTGTTCGAAGCCGCAAACTGGCACTTTCGGTATTTTAAAACCTTTCTCAAAATCGAATTGCCTCAACCGCCGGATGTAATGCACTGGACTTATCCGATCCCAGTACATTTGATGGGTTCCAAAAATATATATACCCTTCATGACATAGTTCCATTGAAGATGCCTTATCTAACGCTCGACGATAAGGAGTTTTATTACAGCCTGGTAAAGAATTGTGTGAATAGCGGTGCAGGAATTTGCACAGTATCGCAGACAAGCCTGGACGACATTGTTAGTAGATTTCCAGTAGCCAGAGGACGTATATTCAACACATATCAAAGCAGTCCGGTGCCCACAGATGTGTTAACAAGCGACCCCACTGTAGATTCTAACATTATTGAGCAGATGTATTCTCTAAGGAGAGGCGATTATTTTCTCTTCTTTGGAGCGCTCGATCCCAAGAAAAATATCGCGCGTATCATTGAAGCTTATCTTTCTAGCGGCGCCAAGTCTCCTCTCGTCATTGTCAGTGCTAGAAACTGGGGCATGACAGACGTGGCAAACGGAGGATCCGGCATTACAATCCATGGACGCGCGATCTCAAGCGAGCGAATCATTCAACTCGATTACATGCCGCGAGCCTTGCTGTTTCGTCTCATCCGCTGTGCCAAAGCTGTCTTGATGCCATCGCTTTTCGAAGGATTTGGCCTTCCCGCGCTCGAGGCAATTCAGCTCGGAACGCCGGTGATTGCCTCGAATACGGGCTCTCTGCCCGAGGTCGTGGGCAATGCGGGATTGCTCGTCGACCCTTATGATGTGGCTGAGATAGCAGCCGCAATCGAGGGTTTGGACAGCAACATCTCCCTCCGCGATCGTCTAATCTCGGCAGGAAAACAGCAATCTCAAATGTTCTCCGACGCGCGTTATAAAGAGCGGCTCAGCGATCTATATTCAAGCATCTTGCGTGAATAA
- a CDS encoding class I SAM-dependent methyltransferase has translation MESSYFDLNRNREGVNAGLHRQLIGDQWDAIGALQFDFLKSEGLKPEHKLIDIGCGSLRGGVHFIDYLEPGNYYGSDMNRAFLDAGYEIELAEAGIQDKMPRENLTCTDTFELPWPDGTFDYAIAQSVFTHLTLNRIRQCLTRTFPKMKAGGVFYATFFELPEGAPSDEPRRHEPGGKISYDVQDPYHYSVRDLSFAIRGLPWRLRYIGNWNHPRAQRIVAFERLENSPAIVGEDKRSLTIDEAKALDAGRNHYRAYVGPPNRFDFMSATQFSLMFQCGLREHHHVLDFGAGSLRLGRLLIPYLRPGRYHAIEPNTWLIDDAVRNELGQDAIDLKQPIFSSDASFDCTVFGCKFDFIMAQSIVTHCGPALFQRLMTSFADVLQEDGLALFSYWNAAEPHVHAESEEWVYPGSVRYTEDEVHAFLSVAGLTGKAIPWYHPGASWFVASRDAGRLPSTAELQFLTGAVLHDPQFAASRVARGE, from the coding sequence TTGGAAAGCTCATACTTCGATCTCAACCGAAATCGCGAGGGAGTCAATGCCGGCCTACACCGGCAGCTGATCGGGGATCAATGGGATGCCATTGGCGCTCTTCAGTTCGACTTCCTAAAATCAGAGGGGCTGAAGCCTGAACATAAACTGATTGACATCGGGTGCGGCTCTCTTCGCGGTGGAGTTCACTTCATCGATTATCTGGAGCCGGGGAACTACTACGGTTCAGATATGAACCGGGCGTTCTTGGATGCTGGTTATGAGATCGAGTTGGCAGAAGCGGGCATTCAGGACAAAATGCCGCGTGAAAACCTGACGTGCACCGATACCTTTGAACTGCCCTGGCCGGATGGCACCTTCGATTATGCCATTGCTCAGTCGGTTTTCACCCACCTAACGCTCAACCGAATCCGGCAGTGCCTTACTCGGACGTTCCCGAAAATGAAGGCAGGCGGCGTCTTCTACGCCACCTTTTTTGAGCTTCCAGAAGGGGCGCCGTCCGACGAGCCTCGTCGCCACGAACCCGGCGGTAAGATCAGCTATGATGTGCAGGACCCTTATCACTATTCTGTAAGAGACCTGTCGTTTGCTATTCGTGGCCTTCCTTGGCGTTTGCGCTATATTGGAAATTGGAATCACCCCCGCGCGCAGAGGATCGTGGCGTTCGAGCGCTTAGAGAATTCACCTGCCATTGTGGGGGAGGATAAGCGGTCCCTTACCATCGACGAGGCCAAGGCCCTCGACGCCGGACGTAACCATTATCGCGCTTATGTCGGCCCGCCCAACCGGTTCGATTTCATGAGCGCAACGCAATTCAGCCTTATGTTCCAGTGCGGTCTGCGCGAGCATCATCATGTGCTGGACTTCGGCGCTGGTTCGCTTCGCCTGGGAAGGCTGCTGATCCCTTACCTTCGGCCGGGACGCTATCACGCCATTGAACCAAATACGTGGCTGATCGATGACGCTGTTCGGAACGAGTTAGGGCAGGACGCGATTGATCTGAAGCAGCCGATCTTCTCCAGCGATGCTTCTTTCGATTGCACAGTGTTCGGTTGCAAGTTCGACTTCATCATGGCGCAGTCGATCGTCACCCATTGCGGACCAGCGCTATTCCAGCGGTTGATGACCAGCTTTGCCGATGTCCTGCAAGAAGATGGGCTGGCGTTATTTTCCTATTGGAACGCCGCGGAGCCGCATGTTCATGCCGAGTCGGAGGAATGGGTATATCCAGGATCGGTGCGATACACGGAAGACGAGGTTCACGCGTTCCTCTCTGTCGCAGGGCTTACTGGCAAAGCGATCCCTTGGTATCATCCTGGCGCCAGCTGGTTCGTGGCATCGCGAGATGCCGGCCGCCTGCCAAGCACTGCCGAACTGCAATTCTTAACAGGGGCGGTTCTTCATGACCCGCAGTTTGCCGCGAGCAGGGTGGCTCGAGGCGAGTAA
- a CDS encoding 5'-methylthioadenosine/S-adenosylhomocysteine nucleosidase (Enables the cleavage of the glycosidic bond in both 5'-methylthioadenosine and S-adenosylhomocysteine), translating into MAIEDEYGPHLRSRFAPLMTGVGPVEAAITTGLALHRLHDANTLPDLVVSLGSAGSRACELGEVYQVASVSWRDMDASRLGFPKGVTPFIDHPVDLPLHAPLKLPSVRLSTGANIVGGDDYALIDADMVDMETFAIARACQRFAVPLTGLRGVSDGPGELNDMLGWTQLLTLLDERLAAAVDLLADALGRSHR; encoded by the coding sequence ATGGCGATCGAGGACGAATATGGGCCGCATCTAAGATCTCGTTTTGCGCCGCTCATGACTGGCGTCGGCCCTGTGGAGGCCGCAATCACGACCGGCCTCGCGCTCCACCGTCTCCATGATGCGAATACGCTGCCCGACCTGGTCGTGTCCCTGGGCTCGGCCGGATCGCGCGCTTGTGAATTGGGCGAAGTCTATCAGGTCGCCAGCGTCTCCTGGCGCGACATGGACGCCTCGCGCCTGGGCTTCCCCAAGGGGGTCACGCCCTTTATCGACCATCCCGTCGATCTGCCCCTCCATGCACCCCTGAAATTGCCCAGCGTGCGGCTATCGACGGGCGCGAATATCGTTGGCGGCGACGATTACGCGCTGATCGACGCCGATATGGTCGATATGGAAACCTTTGCCATAGCGCGCGCGTGCCAGCGCTTTGCAGTGCCCCTGACAGGGTTGCGCGGCGTGTCCGACGGGCCGGGGGAACTCAATGACATGCTGGGCTGGACGCAACTGCTCACACTGCTTGATGAGCGTTTGGCTGCCGCAGTCGATTTGTTGGCGGATGCTCTCGGACGGTCTCATCGCTGA
- a CDS encoding adenine phosphoribosyltransferase — translation MSTVDLAALVRTIPDFPRPGIQFRDITTLLADPEGFTDLIARLAQIARPLDADLIVGVEARGFILGAALANALGLGFVPIRKAGKLPGKTMGIDYVLEYGTDRLEVHEGQLAQGARAILVDDLIATGGTALAAAQLVREQAATVLMALFAIDLPDLGGRTALEAQGIATSAILAFSGE, via the coding sequence ATGAGCACCGTCGATCTTGCCGCGCTGGTCCGCACCATTCCCGACTTTCCAAGGCCCGGGATCCAGTTCCGCGACATCACCACGCTGCTTGCCGATCCGGAGGGCTTCACCGATCTGATCGCGCGCTTGGCCCAGATCGCCCGCCCGTTGGATGCAGACCTGATCGTAGGCGTCGAAGCGCGGGGCTTCATCCTGGGCGCGGCGCTCGCCAATGCGCTCGGCCTGGGCTTCGTGCCCATACGCAAGGCGGGCAAGCTGCCCGGCAAGACCATGGGCATCGATTATGTCCTGGAATATGGGACCGACCGCCTCGAAGTGCATGAAGGCCAGCTCGCTCAGGGCGCTCGAGCCATTCTGGTCGATGATCTCATAGCAACGGGCGGCACGGCCCTTGCTGCGGCGCAGCTTGTGCGCGAGCAGGCCGCCACGGTTCTCATGGCCCTTTTCGCCATTGACCTCCCCGATCTCGGCGGCCGGACGGCGCTTGAGGCACAGGGTATCGCCACCTCCGCCATCCTCGCCTTTTCCGGCGAGTGA
- a CDS encoding cytochrome c1: MVRIGAFLVGLFFAGWLLISFLMGAAAYVSEPPAKTVEHEFHEHPKKVDFSFSGPLGKFDQAQLQRGFQVFKEVCSACHSLKFVAFRDLAGIGYNEAEIKAIAKQWAIKTPDVDPKTGEMSTRDPVPADYFPKPFANNVAAAAANNNAIPPDLSLMTKARHDGSAYVYSLLTGYQTQPAELLKHFPDAKTPEGLHYNPYFANLNLAMAPPLTADGQVTYGDGTKATVDQMSQDVAAFLTWTAEPKLENRRRAGLATIVFLLIATGLAYMSYQNIWADKKKAA, from the coding sequence ATGGTTCGCATCGGCGCATTTCTCGTCGGCCTCTTCTTTGCTGGCTGGCTGCTGATCTCCTTCCTGATGGGCGCGGCGGCTTATGTCTCCGAACCGCCAGCCAAGACGGTCGAGCATGAGTTTCATGAGCATCCCAAGAAGGTCGATTTCTCCTTCAGCGGTCCGCTGGGCAAGTTCGATCAGGCGCAGTTGCAGCGCGGCTTCCAGGTTTTCAAGGAAGTCTGTTCGGCTTGCCACAGCCTGAAGTTTGTCGCTTTCCGCGATCTTGCCGGCATTGGTTACAATGAAGCCGAGATCAAGGCGATCGCCAAGCAGTGGGCGATCAAGACGCCCGACGTCGATCCCAAGACGGGTGAGATGTCGACGCGCGACCCGGTCCCCGCAGATTATTTCCCCAAACCCTTCGCGAACAATGTCGCGGCGGCGGCGGCGAACAACAATGCGATCCCGCCGGATCTCTCGCTCATGACCAAGGCGCGCCACGATGGGTCGGCCTATGTCTACTCGCTGCTCACTGGTTATCAGACGCAGCCGGCTGAACTGCTCAAGCACTTCCCGGATGCCAAGACGCCTGAGGGGCTGCACTACAACCCCTATTTCGCCAACCTGAACCTCGCCATGGCGCCGCCGCTGACGGCAGACGGTCAGGTCACCTATGGCGATGGCACCAAGGCAACTGTCGATCAGATGTCGCAGGATGTGGCCGCATTCCTGACATGGACGGCGGAACCGAAGCTTGAAAACCGCCGCCGCGCGGGTCTGGCGACGATCGTCTTCCTCCTGATCGCGACGGGCCTGGCCTACATGTCCTACCAGAATATCTGGGCGGACAAGAAAAAGGCCGCCTGA
- a CDS encoding cytochrome b, which yields MSFPWAEHYSPKHPAMQWIDERLPLPRLVYNAIGAGYPVPRNLNYFWNFGVLAGLALVIQIVTGVIMAMHYGANTLVAFGTVEQTMRDVNAGWLMRYAHANGASFFFIVVYLHIFRGLFYGSYKAPREMVWLLGLVIFLLMMATAFMGYVLPWGQMSYWGAKVITGLFGAIPVVGEPIQTWLLGGFAPGNASLNRFFSLHFLLPFVIAAVVMLHIWALHIPGSSNPTGVEVKGPQDTVPFHPYYTAKDGFGAGVFLIAFSILLFFAPNYLGHPDNYIEANPLSTPAHIVPEWYFWPFYAILRAFTVDFFFIPAKLLGVLAMFASILLLFFLPWLDTSPVRSGNYRPTFKKFFWILIIDVAILGYCGGAPAEEPYVMISQIASAYYFAHFLIVLPLISRFERPLPLPGSITEAVLGREHIKGEQDALPGMGSDPQPSNAG from the coding sequence ATGAGCTTTCCCTGGGCTGAGCATTATTCTCCCAAGCATCCTGCGATGCAGTGGATCGACGAGAGGCTGCCGCTTCCGCGCCTCGTCTACAACGCGATCGGCGCCGGTTATCCCGTGCCGCGCAATCTCAACTATTTCTGGAACTTCGGTGTTCTTGCCGGCCTTGCGCTGGTGATCCAGATCGTTACCGGCGTGATCATGGCGATGCATTATGGCGCCAACACGCTGGTCGCTTTCGGCACCGTTGAGCAGACGATGCGTGACGTCAACGCAGGCTGGCTGATGCGCTATGCACATGCCAACGGGGCGAGCTTCTTCTTCATCGTCGTCTATCTCCACATCTTCCGCGGCCTTTTCTACGGCTCCTACAAGGCGCCTCGTGAAATGGTCTGGCTGCTTGGCCTCGTCATCTTCCTGCTGATGATGGCCACCGCGTTCATGGGTTATGTGCTTCCCTGGGGCCAGATGTCCTATTGGGGCGCGAAGGTGATCACCGGCCTGTTCGGCGCGATCCCGGTCGTGGGCGAACCGATCCAGACCTGGCTGCTCGGCGGCTTTGCTCCTGGCAATGCCTCGCTCAACCGCTTCTTCTCGCTGCACTTCCTGCTGCCCTTCGTTATCGCCGCAGTCGTGATGCTGCACATCTGGGCGCTGCACATTCCGGGCTCGTCGAACCCGACCGGCGTAGAAGTGAAGGGGCCTCAGGACACCGTGCCCTTCCATCCCTACTACACCGCAAAGGATGGTTTCGGCGCGGGCGTGTTCCTGATCGCGTTCTCGATCCTGCTGTTCTTCGCGCCGAATTACCTCGGCCACCCGGACAATTATATCGAGGCGAACCCACTTTCGACGCCGGCGCATATCGTGCCCGAATGGTATTTCTGGCCGTTCTACGCGATCCTGCGTGCTTTCACGGTCGACTTTTTCTTCATTCCGGCGAAGCTGCTCGGCGTGCTGGCGATGTTCGCATCGATCCTGCTGCTCTTCTTCCTGCCCTGGCTGGACACTTCGCCCGTGCGCTCGGGCAACTATCGCCCGACCTTCAAGAAGTTCTTCTGGATCCTGATCATCGACGTAGCGATCCTGGGCTATTGCGGCGGCGCGCCGGCGGAAGAGCCCTATGTGATGATCTCACAGATCGCTTCGGCCTATTATTTCGCACACTTCCTGATCGTCCTGCCGCTGATCTCACGCTTTGAAAGGCCGCTGCCGTTGCCAGGCTCGATCACCGAAGCGGTGCTGGGCCGCGAGCACATCAAGGGCGAACAGGACGCGCTTCCCGGCATGGGCAGCGATCCGCAGCCGTCGAACGCCGGCTAA
- the petA gene encoding ubiquinol-cytochrome c reductase iron-sulfur subunit yields MASVEHTDSQGLSGGDGVRRRDFINIAAVSFAGVGAVAVVIPLVDQMNPSADVLALASTEVDISSIQPGQAIKTTFRSQPLFVRHLTEKEIAEADKVDASGLRDPQTLEERTVDGKKNWLVTMGVCTHLGCVPLGAGEGENKGEFGGYFCPCHGSHYDTAARIRKGPAPKNLEVPKFSFTSDTAILVG; encoded by the coding sequence ATGGCGAGCGTTGAACATACGGACAGCCAAGGTCTATCCGGCGGAGATGGAGTGCGTCGTCGCGACTTCATCAATATCGCCGCAGTAAGCTTCGCGGGGGTCGGGGCCGTCGCCGTCGTCATTCCGCTCGTCGATCAGATGAATCCCAGCGCTGACGTGCTGGCGCTTGCATCGACCGAGGTCGACATCTCATCGATCCAGCCGGGTCAGGCGATCAAAACGACCTTCCGCTCACAGCCGCTTTTCGTGCGTCACCTGACCGAAAAGGAAATTGCCGAGGCGGACAAGGTCGATGCTTCGGGCCTGCGTGATCCGCAGACGCTGGAAGAGCGCACGGTGGATGGCAAGAAGAACTGGCTCGTCACCATGGGTGTTTGCACCCATCTGGGTTGCGTGCCGCTCGGTGCCGGCGAGGGTGAGAACAAGGGCGAGTTTGGCGGGTATTTCTGCCCTTGCCACGGTTCGCACTACGACACGGCCGCCCGCATTCGCAAAGGCCCCGCGCCCAAGAACCTGGAAGTGCCGAAGTTCAGCTTCACTTCCGACACCGCCATTCTCGTAGGCTGA
- a CDS encoding tRNA (cytidine(34)-2'-O)-methyltransferase, which yields MRIALYQPEIAGNVGAILRLAACFSVPVDIIMPMGFAFSDARLKRAAMDYGAAAEVTRHANFQAFDDLRRAQGRRLVLMSSHASQPLPEVKFQNDDILLMGSESAGVPDAVRDLADLRVRIPMAPGFRSLNIAVSTGIAVAEALRQTGQFPQ from the coding sequence ATGCGTATCGCTCTTTATCAACCCGAGATTGCGGGAAATGTAGGCGCCATATTGCGCCTTGCCGCCTGTTTTTCCGTGCCTGTGGACATCATCATGCCGATGGGATTCGCCTTCTCCGACGCCCGGCTGAAACGCGCGGCGATGGATTATGGCGCTGCCGCCGAAGTGACGCGGCACGCCAATTTTCAGGCATTCGATGACCTTCGCCGCGCGCAGGGGCGCCGCCTGGTGCTGATGAGCAGCCATGCCTCGCAGCCCTTGCCAGAGGTGAAATTCCAGAATGACGACATCCTCTTGATGGGGTCGGAAAGCGCGGGCGTGCCGGACGCGGTGCGCGACTTGGCCGATCTGCGCGTGCGAATCCCGATGGCGCCGGGCTTTCGGTCCTTGAACATTGCCGTTTCGACGGGCATCGCCGTTGCCGAAGCCCTTCGCCAGACCGGCCAGTTTCCACAATGA
- the hemF gene encoding oxygen-dependent coproporphyrinogen oxidase, with amino-acid sequence MTLALNPQQQAARSWFESLRDRICAEFEAIEREAGSDASFDYTPWDREAPGLTPGEGGGGVRGVMKGRIFEKVGVNVSTVSGEFAPEFAKTIHGAEESPAFFATGISLVAHMANPHVPAVHMNTRYLVTTKSWFGGGADLNPPLPREEDTAHFHAVLKAACDAHDADYYPRFKAWADDYFFIPHRGVHRGVGGIFYDHLECADDAGFKANFAFTRAVGDAFLNAFPPIVRRRMNESWNDEDYRTMLEWRGRYAEFNLVHDRGTLFGLKTGGNIDAILMSLPPMASWS; translated from the coding sequence ATGACCTTGGCGCTCAATCCCCAGCAGCAAGCCGCCCGTTCCTGGTTCGAATCACTGCGCGACCGTATCTGCGCCGAGTTCGAGGCGATCGAGCGCGAGGCAGGCAGCGACGCATCCTTCGATTACACGCCATGGGATCGCGAGGCGCCCGGCCTGACGCCCGGCGAAGGCGGTGGCGGCGTGCGCGGCGTCATGAAGGGCAGGATATTCGAAAAGGTCGGCGTCAACGTCTCGACGGTCTCGGGTGAATTCGCGCCCGAATTTGCCAAGACCATCCATGGCGCGGAGGAGAGTCCAGCCTTCTTCGCGACCGGAATCAGCCTGGTCGCGCATATGGCCAATCCGCATGTGCCCGCCGTACATATGAACACGCGTTACCTGGTGACGACGAAAAGCTGGTTCGGCGGCGGCGCGGACCTCAATCCCCCCCTCCCCCGCGAAGAAGACACGGCGCATTTCCATGCCGTGCTGAAGGCCGCATGCGACGCCCATGACGCTGACTATTATCCCCGGTTCAAGGCATGGGCCGACGATTATTTCTTCATCCCGCATCGGGGCGTCCATCGCGGAGTCGGCGGCATTTTCTACGATCATCTGGAATGTGCGGACGATGCCGGGTTCAAGGCCAATTTCGCCTTCACCCGCGCGGTGGGGGACGCTTTCCTGAACGCCTTCCCGCCGATCGTGCGGCGGCGGATGAACGAAAGCTGGAATGACGAGGACTATCGGACGATGCTGGAATGGCGCGGCCGTTATGCGGAATTCAACCTGGTGCATGACCGTGGCACGTTGTTCGGGCTCAAGACCGGCGGCAATATCGACGCCATACTGATGAGCCTGCCGCCGATGGCGAGCTGGAGCTGA
- a CDS encoding GNAT family N-acetyltransferase: MPVADGHIATVVTHLEMVERPRPTPIPPAPLRLVPWKQPAPDAYRALFRRVGEPWLWFSRLVMSDAELTTIIHDPAVQIFAVTDPRGMEVGLLELDFRHLPDCELSFLGLIPEMTGRGFGKWLMAQAKSLAWRKDVTRLWVHSCTLDSPGALGFYRKAGFAPFKREVEIFADPRLAGLLSPDAAPHVPMLAQRASA, translated from the coding sequence ATGCCGGTCGCCGATGGTCATATCGCGACGGTCGTCACGCATCTGGAGATGGTGGAACGCCCCCGGCCCACGCCGATCCCGCCCGCGCCGCTGCGCCTTGTTCCATGGAAGCAGCCCGCCCCGGACGCCTATCGCGCCCTGTTCCGGCGCGTCGGGGAACCGTGGCTATGGTTCTCCCGGCTGGTGATGAGCGATGCCGAACTGACCACCATCATCCATGACCCGGCTGTCCAGATTTTCGCCGTCACCGACCCGCGCGGGATGGAGGTGGGCCTGCTGGAACTCGACTTCCGCCACCTGCCCGACTGCGAACTGAGCTTCCTTGGCCTTATCCCGGAAATGACTGGCAGGGGGTTCGGCAAATGGCTGATGGCGCAGGCCAAGTCGCTCGCCTGGCGCAAGGATGTGACGCGTTTGTGGGTGCATAGCTGCACCCTCGACAGCCCCGGCGCGCTTGGCTTCTATCGCAAGGCGGGGTTCGCGCCATTCAAACGCGAGGTAGAGATTTTCGCCGACCCGCGCCTGGCGGGGTTGCTAAGCCCGGACGCAGCGCCGCACGTGCCGATGCTGGCTCAGCGCGCTTCCGCCTGA
- a CDS encoding glycerophosphoryl diester phosphodiesterase membrane domain-containing protein, whose protein sequence is MTVMSIGKAWEEAVAFVARERSLLFPVALLFVALPGLIVQEITPPELAKWTMDKGAMPDVPASFWLSMLVGVILICFGSLALFALALRPGISVGEALRLSLSRLPVLLGTAAAVLGALLAIVIVGAIVVVAFSMVAKPAGAALTMLLAVGLGGVMLFGSVRLLLLNPVVIDGKEGVVASLRHSWALTRGHFWRLLGFMLVLTLLSAIVGSAAQVIFGLIGGLVAGADGARLIGGVAAAAVSTVVQVYMLVMLARLYRQAEAR, encoded by the coding sequence ATGACGGTTATGTCGATCGGCAAGGCATGGGAAGAAGCGGTTGCCTTTGTCGCGCGCGAACGCAGCCTGCTGTTCCCGGTTGCTTTGCTGTTTGTCGCGTTGCCCGGCCTCATCGTCCAGGAAATAACGCCGCCCGAACTCGCCAAGTGGACGATGGACAAGGGTGCGATGCCCGACGTTCCGGCCAGCTTCTGGCTGTCGATGCTGGTCGGAGTCATTCTTATCTGTTTTGGTTCGCTTGCCTTGTTCGCGCTGGCGCTGCGGCCGGGGATCAGCGTTGGCGAAGCGCTACGGCTCAGCCTGTCGCGCCTGCCAGTCCTGCTTGGCACGGCTGCCGCTGTGCTCGGCGCGCTGCTCGCCATCGTTATCGTCGGAGCGATCGTCGTCGTCGCTTTCTCGATGGTGGCAAAGCCTGCTGGTGCGGCGCTGACCATGCTGTTGGCGGTGGGTCTGGGCGGCGTGATGCTGTTCGGCAGCGTCCGGCTGCTGCTGCTCAATCCCGTCGTGATTGATGGGAAAGAGGGTGTCGTCGCCTCGCTGCGGCACAGCTGGGCGCTGACGCGCGGCCATTTCTGGCGGCTGCTGGGCTTCATGCTGGTGTTGACACTGCTGTCCGCCATCGTCGGATCGGCGGCGCAGGTGATCTTCGGCCTGATCGGTGGGCTTGTCGCCGGGGCGGATGGCGCGCGCCTGATCGGCGGCGTCGCGGCGGCGGCCGTTTCCACCGTGGTGCAGGTCTATATGCTGGTGATGCTCGCTCGCCTCTACCGTCAGGCGGAAGCGCGCTGA
- the lipB gene encoding lipoyl(octanoyl) transferase LipB, whose translation MSSSSPDPASEPQIEWRVDSAPVEYPAALADMEARAAAIFDGEMGERVWLLEHPPLYTAGTSASPAELIDPRFPVHEAGRGGRYTYHGPGQRIGYLNIDLRERGKDVRNFVHHLEDWMIDALADLGVDARRAEGRIGIWTDDLDGREAKIGALGIRVRRWVTLHGFSINVDPDLSHFGGIVPCGLAEYPVTSLAALGKSTSMAALDAALKAHFPAFLSRLRSCRAGVEQCGAGR comes from the coding sequence ATGTCATCCTCTTCCCCTGATCCTGCCAGCGAACCGCAGATCGAATGGCGGGTGGATTCCGCGCCGGTTGAATATCCTGCGGCGCTCGCGGACATGGAGGCACGGGCGGCGGCGATCTTCGACGGCGAGATGGGGGAACGCGTCTGGCTGCTGGAGCATCCACCCCTTTATACCGCCGGGACCAGCGCCAGCCCGGCGGAACTGATTGACCCGCGATTTCCGGTGCATGAGGCAGGGCGCGGCGGGCGCTATACCTATCATGGGCCGGGCCAACGGATCGGTTATTTGAACATCGACCTGCGGGAGCGGGGCAAGGATGTGCGGAACTTCGTCCACCATCTGGAGGACTGGATGATCGACGCGCTGGCCGATCTGGGCGTGGACGCGCGGCGGGCCGAGGGGCGGATCGGCATATGGACCGACGACCTTGACGGGCGTGAGGCAAAGATCGGGGCGCTTGGCATCCGGGTAAGGCGCTGGGTGACGCTGCATGGCTTTTCGATCAATGTGGATCCCGACCTGTCGCATTTCGGGGGCATCGTGCCGTGCGGGCTGGCCGAATATCCAGTCACCAGCCTGGCGGCACTGGGAAAGAGCACCTCGATGGCCGCGCTCGACGCAGCGCTGAAGGCGCATTTTCCGGCTTTTCTCAGCCGATTGCGCAGCTGCCGTGCGGGGGTTGAGCAATGCGGGGCTGGTCGCTAG